A genomic stretch from Candidatus Hydrogenisulfobacillus filiaventi includes:
- the disA gene encoding diadenylate cyclase; DNA integrity scanning protein; cell cycle checkpoint DNA scanning protein (Evidence 2a : Function from experimental evidences in other organisms; PubMedId : 16713562, 21566650, 24939848, 25616256, 27074767, 27150552, 28511132, 28961460, 29536659; Product type e : enzyme), with protein MSEEMLAALAKVAPGTGLREAIENILRAHTGALIVVGGEPDIDAIVNGGFRLDVPFQAGLVYELAKMDGAILLDADVRRIRAANVELLPAQTLLSNETGMRHRTAERVARSTDALVVAISQRRNLVSLYRGTERYLLHDLGYILTKANQALASLNRYDRLWHAAARRLTLAELQGPVPIREVVEVLHRLALVIRIREEIRGYVLELGDEGHLIDLQLEEFPPPGRAWEALWKDYAVDPEAPVPAPGPSRAWDPAEWERRLGYGGPDELAVPRGWRALQQVPRLPPALIERVVRHFGTLPRLRAAAPDELDRIEGIGPQRARLIWRELHEGAAETLTP; from the coding sequence ATGTCGGAGGAGATGCTGGCGGCGCTGGCCAAGGTGGCGCCGGGCACCGGCCTACGGGAAGCGATCGAGAACATCCTGCGGGCCCATACCGGGGCCCTCATCGTGGTGGGCGGGGAGCCCGACATTGATGCCATCGTCAACGGAGGCTTCCGGTTGGATGTACCGTTCCAGGCGGGCCTGGTTTACGAGCTCGCCAAGATGGACGGGGCCATCCTGCTGGATGCCGATGTCCGGCGCATCCGCGCCGCCAACGTGGAGCTGCTGCCCGCGCAGACCCTGCTGTCCAACGAGACCGGGATGCGCCACCGCACGGCGGAACGGGTGGCCCGCTCCACCGACGCCCTGGTGGTGGCCATCTCCCAGCGGCGCAACCTGGTCTCCCTGTACCGGGGCACCGAACGGTACCTTCTGCATGACCTTGGCTACATCCTGACCAAGGCAAACCAGGCCCTGGCCTCCCTCAACCGCTACGACCGCCTGTGGCATGCCGCCGCCCGGCGCCTCACGCTGGCGGAGCTGCAAGGGCCGGTGCCCATCCGGGAAGTGGTGGAGGTGCTGCATCGCCTGGCCCTGGTGATCCGGATCCGGGAGGAGATTCGGGGGTATGTGCTCGAGCTGGGGGACGAGGGACACCTCATCGACCTGCAGCTGGAGGAGTTCCCGCCCCCCGGCCGGGCCTGGGAGGCCCTGTGGAAGGATTATGCCGTCGACCCGGAGGCGCCGGTACCGGCCCCCGGCCCCTCCCGGGCCTGGGACCCTGCAGAATGGGAACGGCGGCTGGGCTACGGCGGACCCGACGAGCTGGCGGTGCCGCGGGGATGGCGGGCGCTGCAGCAGGTGCCGCGGCTGCCGCCGGCGCTCATTGAGCGCGTGGTGCGCCACTTCGGTACCCTGCCCCGCCTGCGCGCGGCTGCCCCCGACGAGCTGGACCGCATCGAGGGCATCGGGCCCCAACGGGCCCGCCTCATCTGGCGGGAGCTGCATGAAGGCGCGGCCGAAACCCTGACCCCCTGA
- a CDS encoding protein of unknown function (Evidence 5 : Unknown function), which translates to MQETEVGGMTPASPPDPQRQYARLLGLAARAEKLARRRGHAGLERLEAVEPWLKLVRYCWQHEVPALLLPFRGGALLASTEPAPLLVLGGEAGEWTRGFAVVGLEAGGRLRWEPDRGLQAGLDLFRRLGPRTLAALAWAAVRLPDGTAADLALEEALTLLGLLAGPERTLAETVPAAAWPFLARLWRARGRRLPVPPQLAALPWCGPGRPWVCEGAEAYWPSRPS; encoded by the coding sequence GTGCAGGAAACGGAGGTGGGCGGGATGACCCCCGCAAGTCCCCCGGATCCTCAGAGACAATACGCCCGGCTCCTGGGATTGGCGGCCCGGGCCGAGAAGCTGGCCCGCCGCCGTGGTCACGCCGGGCTGGAGCGCCTGGAGGCGGTCGAGCCCTGGCTGAAGCTGGTGCGCTACTGCTGGCAGCACGAGGTGCCGGCCCTGCTGCTGCCGTTCCGCGGCGGGGCCCTCCTGGCCTCCACCGAACCGGCGCCCCTGCTGGTGCTGGGCGGGGAAGCCGGGGAATGGACCCGCGGGTTTGCGGTGGTGGGGCTGGAGGCGGGCGGCCGCCTGCGCTGGGAGCCGGATCGCGGACTGCAGGCGGGGCTGGACCTCTTCCGGCGCCTGGGCCCGCGCACCTTGGCCGCCCTGGCCTGGGCCGCCGTCCGCCTGCCGGACGGCACCGCCGCCGACCTGGCGCTGGAGGAGGCCCTGACCCTGCTGGGCCTCCTGGCGGGTCCGGAACGGACCTTGGCCGAGACCGTGCCGGCGGCCGCCTGGCCGTTCCTGGCCCGCCTCTGGCGGGCCCGGGGCCGCCGGCTCCCGGTGCCGCCCCAGCTGGCCGCCCTGCCCTGGTGCGGCCCGGGACGGCCCTGGGTCTGTGAGGGGGCGGAAGCGTACTGGCCTTCCCGGCCATCCTAA
- the clpC gene encoding class III stress response-related ATPase, AAA+ superfamily; Maxwell's demon (Evidence 2a : Function from experimental evidences in other organisms; PubMedId : 12354604, 15529410, 16525504, 26735940, 27749819, 30806035, 31362989; Product type f : factor): MFGQFTEKARRVVIYAQEEARRMGHNFVGTEHLLLGLIRENNSLPAKVLQSIGLDLESVRAEVLKATGRGPAIGPNEEVAFTPRAKKVVLELAGEEARALGHNYIGPEHLLLGLIREGEGVAAQVLLAFGADLNKVRHQLINTAGQSQAQGPAAEPQPQVATPTLDLYGRDLTQMAREHKLDPVIGREKEAERVIQILSRRTKNNPVLIGEPGVGKTAVVEGLAERIVDGKVPEILKDRRVVALDLGAMLAGSKYRGEFEDRLKRAMNEIREAKNVILFIDEMHTIVGAGAAEGAIDAANILKPALARGELQAIGATTLDEYRKYVERDPALERRFQPIMVEEPSPEEAVKILEGLRDRYEAHHRVHITQEAIQAAVSLSDRYVSDRYLPDKAIDLIDEAASRVRLKSYVAPPDLKRLEERLEELRKEKEAAVQAQEFEKAAQMRDEEQKLRDELERETQEWHNRQGKEAINVTAEDIAHIVSSWTGIPVERLAGEESERLLHLEDELHQRVVGQHEAVEAVSRAIRRARAGLKNPRRPIGSFLFLGPTGVGKSELAKALAAALFGDEDAMITIDMSEYMERHAVSRLVGAPPGYVGYEEGGQLTEAVRRHPYSVVLLDEIEKAHPEVFNILLQVLEEGRLTEAKGRTVDFRNTVIIMTSNVGAEVINRQTSIGFRTGDAANEYRDMKEKLMEEVKHTFRPEFLNRIDEIIVFHALSEEHLADIVGIMMREVEDRVKQSGYTLTVTPAARLFIAREGYDPVFGARPLRRAIQRLVEDPLAEEVLSGRFPPGSHIEADVERDAGGKERLVFRRAEHAPAGMMAGPESPPVS, encoded by the coding sequence ATGTTCGGTCAGTTTACCGAGAAGGCCCGGCGGGTGGTCATTTACGCCCAGGAGGAAGCCCGGCGCATGGGGCACAACTTCGTGGGCACCGAGCACCTGCTCCTGGGCCTGATCCGTGAGAACAATTCCTTGCCGGCCAAAGTTTTGCAGTCCATTGGTCTCGACCTGGAATCGGTCCGTGCCGAGGTCCTGAAGGCGACGGGCCGGGGACCGGCCATCGGGCCCAATGAGGAGGTGGCCTTTACCCCCCGCGCCAAGAAAGTGGTACTGGAGCTGGCGGGGGAGGAGGCCCGTGCCCTGGGCCACAACTACATCGGTCCGGAACACCTGCTGTTGGGCCTCATCCGGGAAGGGGAGGGCGTGGCAGCCCAGGTCCTGCTGGCGTTCGGGGCGGACCTTAACAAGGTCCGGCACCAGCTCATCAACACCGCGGGCCAGAGCCAGGCCCAGGGCCCCGCTGCGGAACCGCAGCCGCAGGTGGCCACCCCCACCCTGGATCTCTACGGCCGTGATCTCACCCAGATGGCGCGGGAGCACAAGCTGGACCCGGTCATCGGGCGGGAGAAGGAGGCGGAGCGCGTCATCCAGATCCTGAGCCGGCGCACCAAGAACAACCCCGTGCTGATCGGGGAGCCGGGGGTGGGCAAGACCGCGGTGGTCGAGGGGCTGGCCGAGCGGATTGTGGACGGCAAGGTGCCCGAGATCCTGAAGGACCGCCGGGTGGTGGCGCTCGACCTGGGAGCCATGCTGGCCGGGTCCAAGTACCGGGGCGAGTTCGAGGACCGCCTCAAGCGGGCCATGAACGAGATCCGGGAGGCCAAGAACGTCATCCTCTTCATTGACGAGATGCACACCATTGTGGGGGCCGGGGCGGCGGAGGGGGCCATCGATGCCGCCAACATCCTGAAGCCCGCCCTGGCGCGGGGTGAGCTGCAGGCCATCGGCGCCACCACCCTGGACGAGTACCGGAAGTACGTAGAGCGGGACCCGGCGCTGGAGCGGCGGTTTCAGCCCATCATGGTGGAGGAGCCTTCGCCCGAAGAAGCGGTCAAGATCCTGGAGGGGCTGCGCGACCGTTACGAGGCCCATCACCGGGTGCACATCACCCAGGAGGCCATTCAGGCCGCCGTCAGCCTGTCCGACCGCTACGTCTCCGACCGCTATCTGCCGGACAAGGCCATCGACCTCATTGACGAGGCGGCTTCGCGGGTGCGGCTGAAGAGTTACGTGGCGCCTCCCGACCTGAAGCGGCTGGAGGAGCGCCTGGAGGAGCTGCGCAAGGAAAAGGAGGCGGCGGTCCAGGCCCAGGAATTCGAGAAGGCCGCCCAGATGCGGGACGAGGAGCAGAAGCTGCGCGACGAGCTCGAGCGGGAGACCCAGGAATGGCACAACCGCCAGGGCAAGGAGGCCATCAACGTCACCGCCGAGGACATCGCCCATATCGTCTCCAGCTGGACCGGCATCCCGGTGGAGCGGCTGGCGGGTGAGGAGTCTGAACGGCTGTTGCACCTGGAGGACGAGTTGCACCAGCGGGTTGTCGGCCAGCATGAGGCGGTGGAGGCGGTGAGCCGCGCCATCCGGCGGGCCCGGGCCGGCCTAAAGAACCCGCGGCGCCCGATCGGGTCCTTCCTGTTCCTGGGCCCCACCGGCGTCGGCAAGTCGGAACTGGCCAAGGCGCTGGCGGCCGCGCTCTTTGGCGATGAGGACGCCATGATCACCATCGACATGTCGGAGTACATGGAGCGGCATGCGGTTTCCCGGCTCGTGGGTGCCCCGCCCGGCTATGTCGGGTACGAGGAGGGCGGCCAGCTGACGGAGGCCGTGCGCCGGCACCCGTACTCGGTGGTCCTGCTGGATGAGATTGAAAAGGCCCACCCCGAGGTGTTCAACATCCTGCTCCAGGTGCTGGAGGAGGGCCGGCTGACCGAGGCCAAGGGCCGTACGGTGGACTTCCGCAACACGGTCATCATCATGACCTCGAACGTGGGGGCGGAGGTCATCAACCGGCAGACCAGCATCGGGTTCCGGACCGGTGATGCGGCCAACGAGTACCGCGACATGAAGGAAAAGCTGATGGAGGAGGTCAAGCACACCTTCCGTCCGGAGTTCCTCAACCGCATCGACGAAATCATCGTGTTCCACGCCCTGAGCGAGGAACACCTGGCGGACATTGTCGGCATCATGATGCGGGAGGTGGAGGACCGGGTGAAGCAGAGCGGGTACACGCTGACCGTGACCCCGGCCGCCCGTCTCTTCATTGCCCGCGAGGGGTACGATCCCGTCTTCGGGGCCCGCCCGCTCCGCCGGGCCATCCAACGTCTGGTGGAGGACCCGCTGGCGGAGGAGGTGTTGTCCGGCCGCTTCCCGCCGGGGTCGCACATCGAGGCGGACGTGGAACGGGACGCGGGCGGCAAGGAGCGCCTGGTCTTCCGCCGTGCCGAGCACGCCCCGGCCGGCATGATGGCCGGGCCCGAAAGCCCGCCGGTTTCGTGA
- the mcsB gene encoding protein arginine kinase (Evidence 2a : Function from experimental evidences in other organisms; PubMedId : 16163393, 17380125, 19189946, 21622759, 25610436, 27749819; Product type e : enzyme), which yields MKAELGRFSEWMSEEGPEADIVLSSRVRLARNLRGIPFPHHAGPQEAEGVRARLEEVVRALSPQWGLIWHNLGDLDAVDREVLMEKHLASPHLAQGPQGAALAIDRRESISLMVNEEDHLRLQVILPGLQLNEALGVAMALDDAIEQTVDYAFDPALGYLTAWPTNVGTGMRASVMLHLPALVLTRQAAQVLSTLAQVGMVVRGLYGEGSEAAGNIFQVSNQVALGLGEEELVHSLTQTAQQLVGRERMARQLLLTHSRLALADRVWRALGVLRHARVITSEEALRLLSDVKLGMDLGLIDPVGKIGFAQLMVLTRPGFLQAQAGHPLTPLERDQVRAGLLRERLAA from the coding sequence ATGAAGGCCGAACTGGGGCGGTTCAGCGAATGGATGAGCGAGGAGGGCCCGGAGGCGGACATTGTGCTCTCCAGCCGGGTGCGTCTGGCCCGCAACCTGCGGGGCATCCCCTTCCCCCATCATGCCGGGCCGCAGGAGGCCGAGGGGGTACGCGCCCGCCTGGAGGAGGTGGTGCGGGCGCTGAGTCCGCAGTGGGGTCTTATCTGGCATAACCTGGGCGATCTGGATGCGGTGGACCGCGAGGTACTGATGGAAAAGCATCTGGCCAGTCCGCATCTGGCCCAGGGGCCCCAGGGTGCGGCCCTGGCCATCGACCGTCGGGAGAGCATCAGCCTCATGGTTAACGAGGAAGATCATTTGCGGCTGCAGGTCATCTTGCCGGGCCTCCAGCTGAACGAGGCGCTGGGGGTGGCCATGGCCCTGGATGATGCCATCGAGCAGACCGTCGACTATGCCTTCGACCCCGCCCTCGGCTACCTGACCGCCTGGCCGACCAACGTCGGCACCGGCATGCGGGCCTCGGTGATGCTGCACCTGCCCGCTCTGGTCCTGACCCGCCAGGCAGCCCAGGTGCTGTCCACCCTGGCCCAGGTCGGGATGGTGGTGCGGGGCCTCTACGGGGAGGGCAGCGAGGCCGCCGGCAACATCTTTCAGGTGTCCAACCAGGTGGCGCTGGGACTGGGGGAGGAGGAGCTGGTGCACAGCCTGACCCAGACCGCCCAGCAGCTAGTGGGACGTGAACGCATGGCCCGGCAGCTGCTGCTCACCCATTCCCGCCTGGCCCTGGCCGACCGGGTGTGGCGGGCGCTGGGGGTCCTCCGCCACGCCCGGGTCATCACCTCTGAGGAAGCCCTGCGGCTTTTGTCCGATGTCAAGCTGGGGATGGACCTGGGGCTCATCGACCCGGTAGGGAAGATCGGCTTCGCGCAGCTGATGGTGCTGACCCGGCCCGGATTCCTGCAGGCGCAGGCAGGTCATCCCCTCACCCCCCTGGAGCGCGACCAGGTCCGGGCGGGATTGTTGCGGGAACGGCTGGCGGCATAA
- a CDS encoding Nucleotide excision repair protein, with UvrB/UvrC motif: protein MNGDTAGDGGQVVCERCLTRPATVHISRVVNGERTDRYLCEACAKEEGAFPLPFNPQFTLQQLLSGLMGQPQAPGQPRPALTADRQCPACGYRYSQFVDSGRLGCPGCYDAFREELIPLIRRLHGSTQHRGKVPLRAGRQLRRLQDLERLREELRQAVAREEFERAAALRDRIRELEQGGGDSPGPAGEAKA, encoded by the coding sequence ATGAACGGGGATACGGCCGGGGACGGGGGCCAGGTTGTCTGTGAACGCTGCCTTACCCGCCCCGCCACCGTTCACATCAGCCGGGTGGTGAACGGGGAACGGACCGACCGGTATCTGTGCGAGGCCTGCGCCAAGGAGGAGGGGGCGTTTCCCCTTCCCTTCAATCCGCAGTTCACACTGCAGCAGCTGCTCTCGGGCCTGATGGGCCAGCCGCAGGCACCCGGGCAGCCCCGGCCGGCGTTGACCGCCGACCGTCAGTGTCCCGCCTGCGGGTACCGGTATAGTCAATTCGTGGACAGCGGGCGCCTCGGCTGCCCGGGCTGCTATGATGCCTTCCGCGAGGAGCTGATTCCCCTCATCCGGCGCCTGCACGGGTCCACCCAGCACCGGGGGAAGGTGCCCTTGCGGGCCGGCCGGCAGCTGCGGCGCCTGCAGGACCTCGAGCGCCTGCGGGAGGAGCTGCGGCAGGCCGTGGCGCGGGAGGAGTTCGAGCGGGCAGCGGCGCTGCGGGACCGCATCCGGGAACTGGAACAGGGTGGCGGCGACAGCCCCGGGCCCGCGGGGGAGGCGAAGGCATGA
- the ctsR gene encoding transcriptional regulator of class III stress genes (Evidence 2a : Function from experimental evidences in other organisms; PubMedId : 2120829, 9852015, 11069659, 12618461, 16163393, 20852588, 24465625, 27388279; Product type r : regulator), whose protein sequence is MARVSDAIEAYLRHELARSPDGVLVIQRAVLAERFDCVPSQITYVLMTRFTPERGYVVEGRRGGGGGIRLVQLKTSPADVLGSLAEADGIDQAAAEAVVARVTEAGYLTAREAHIIQAALDREVLAVQLPERDRLRARLLRAMLTEALRPEGAYDP, encoded by the coding sequence ATGGCGCGGGTAAGTGATGCCATTGAGGCCTACTTGCGCCACGAGCTTGCGCGCTCGCCGGACGGGGTCCTGGTCATTCAGCGGGCAGTGCTGGCGGAACGGTTCGATTGTGTGCCGTCCCAGATTACCTATGTATTGATGACCCGCTTTACGCCCGAGCGCGGCTATGTGGTGGAGGGGCGGCGCGGAGGCGGTGGCGGAATCCGCCTGGTGCAGCTTAAGACCAGTCCGGCGGATGTGCTGGGCTCGCTGGCCGAGGCGGACGGTATTGACCAGGCGGCGGCGGAGGCGGTCGTGGCGCGCGTGACCGAGGCGGGATACCTGACCGCCCGCGAGGCGCACATTATTCAGGCCGCGCTGGACCGGGAGGTGCTGGCGGTGCAGCTGCCGGAACGCGACCGGCTGCGGGCGCGTCTGCTGCGCGCGATGCTGACCGAAGCGCTGCGGCCGGAGGGGGCGTATGATCCATGA